One Panicum virgatum strain AP13 chromosome 9K, P.virgatum_v5, whole genome shotgun sequence genomic region harbors:
- the LOC120650717 gene encoding uncharacterized protein LOC120650717, with amino-acid sequence MEKNPAVFLNGYLHFLCCDGGITTFNISDETFGSLLPPPDFENVASVLTELDGCLCLCYGEPDSEDPIHSSVLRDYKEARWEKLCCIDRTAWTESERMLMNSLWIAPIGIYNYSGGGRKIMFGTGSCKVFAVDPDGGDPEILLTPEDTMVGSCEDDYVPTFVLLEESLVPVGASIEDMVLSSPTTEAWFDILNWLPTRSVLELRLVCMEWHGMIMTDCFTQSHVIHANLKRSPLIKFIVDPRFGYYMDLDEWIGQDGFLPDFDLVCSQPCHGLNVGSCSSWDFVCNPTIGYCKHIQFDDNDGTFFAGRIGLGYDTEIEKHVMVHITYEEKNLETRCYKLQCKMKYVDGCDWDPIDPPSRPIAGIPPTFVNGKIYWMVDPNLGPVSARSEIVAFNVNIEEFEVLQGPPCTHGSGHMTILELQGALCISYSDQSRNTVDLWMMKDDGISLMEYHIVLDKLAENAAPLAVDPTDGRILLNTGWSLGYYDPRTSAFETIYTKRQALSGLSSIPLSAMKV; translated from the coding sequence ATGGAGAAGAACCCAGCTGTCTTCTTAAACGGGTACCTGCACTTCCTATGCTGTGATGGTGGCATCACCACCTTCAACATCAGCGATGAGACCTTTGGTTCATTGCTGCCGCCACCAGATTTTGAGAATGTGGCATCTGTGCTGACAGAGCTGGATGGGTGTTTGTGTCTTTGTTATGGAGAGCCGGATAGCGAAGATCCTATCCATTCATCTGTGCTGAGAGATTACAAGGAAGCCCGGTGGGAGAAGTTATGCTGTATTGATCGAACTGCTTGGACAGAATCTGAGCGCATGCTGATGAACTCGCTCTGGATTGCTCCAATTGGTATATATAATTACTCAGGCGGTGGACGGAAGATCATGTTCGGGACAGGTTCTTGCAAGGTGTTTGCAGTAGACCCTGATGGTGGCGACCCAGAGATTTTATTGACACCAGAGGATACCATGGTTGGAAGTTGTGAGGATGACTATGTACCAACGTTTGTTCTATTAGAGGAGAGCCTCGTGCCCGTGGGCGCCTCAATTGAGGACATGGTCTTGTCATCGCCAACAACTGAAGCTTGGTTTGACATCCTCAATTGGCTGCCAACACGCTCTGTTTTGGAGCTAAGATTAGTTTGCATGGAGTGGCACGGAATGATCATGACTGATTGCTTTACCCAATCACATGTTATCCATGCAAACTTGAAAAGGAGCCCACTGATTAAGTTCATCGTGGATCCTCGCTTCGGTTACTATATGGATCTGGATGAATGGATCGGTCAAGATGGTTTTCTACCAGACTTTGATCTTGTATGTTCCCAGCCTTGCCATGGCCTCAATGTTGGGAGCTGCTCATCCTGGGATTTCGTATGCAATCCTACAATAGGTTATTGTAAGCACATACAATTTGATGATAACGATGGTACATTTTTTGCTGGTCGCATTGGGTTGGGATACGACACAGAGATTGAGAAGCATGTCATGGTACATATTACCTACGAAGAGAAGAACCTGGAAACGAGATGTTATAAACTGCAGTGCAAAATGAAGTATGTGGATGGCTGCGATTGGGATCCAATAGATCCTCCTTCTAGACCAATAGCTGGCATACCGCCGACCTTCGTCAACGGCAAGATTTACTGGATGGTAGACCCTAATCTCGGACCAGTCTCTGCAAGATCCGAAATCGTCGCATTCAATGTCAACATTGAGGAATTTGAAGTCCTGCAAGGTCCACCGTGCACCCATGGTAGTGGGCATATGACCATCCTTGAGCTTCAAGGAGCACTTTGTATTTCCTATTCAGACCAGAGCAGGAACACGGTCGACCTGTGGATGATGAAAGATGACGGTATCTCGTTAATGGAGTATCATATAGTGCTTGACAAGTTAGCAGAGAACGCTGCACCATTGGCTGTTGATCCAACAGATGGACGGATTTTGCTCAACACTGGTTGGTCATTGGGCTACTATGACCCCAGGACATCAGCATTTGAGACCATCTACACCAAGCGGCAAGCGCTTTCCGGACTAAGTTCTATCCCATTGTCTGCCATGAAAGTTTAG
- the LOC120650723 gene encoding F-box/kelch-repeat protein At3g06240-like, translating to MAGGAEKRHVAAMRDGAAIREGRRAGEGRVALSPLTSLYQEQPNRPPHVQVLCNRICAFWPDSLLCSNPNTPHRPSRHHPQPHRRDSTVFRRPAGLRRIPLVASVQAACNHEPGTSEMEEDASEVGTQDSSNQGEAPALPEELLTEILARLPAKSVGHLRCASRAWRATLSSDYFADLHLRRANRPDRPRLLLTAVGSSYDAHLHSWSWQPGGAVEKLMPDDFSDGIIVPLAKPCRGLILVRGTDYGGYFVCNPSTGDVLALPDSEAPLKMIWRPSKHPEHPPPFFFEVSYGLGYCAVKREFKVVRLFC from the coding sequence ATGGCGGGCGGCGCAGAGAAGCGGCACGTTGCGGCGATGCGAGATGGAGCGGCGATTCGGGAGGGCCGCCGCGCGGGTGAAGGCCGGGTTGCTCTATCGCCGCTGACCTCGTTGTACCAGGAGCAGCCCAACCGTCCCCCTCATGTCCAGGTGCTTTGCAATCGGATTTGCGCTTTCTGGCCGGATTCCCTTCTCTGTTCGAACCCCAACACCCCCCATCGGCCATCAAGGCATCATCCCCAACCCCACCGCCGGGATTCCACAGTATTTCGCCGTCCCGCCGGCCTGCGTCGGATTCCTCTAGTCGCGAGCGTGCAGGCGGCTTGCAACCACGAGCCAGGTACGAGCGAGATGGAGGAGGATGCATCAGAGGTGGGCACGCAGGACAGCAGCAACCAAGGAGAAGCTCCGGCGCTGCCTGAGGAGCTCCTTACAGAGATCCTCGCCCGGCTGCCGGCCAAGTCGGTCGGGCACTTGCGATGCGCCTCCCGCGCGTGGCGCGCCACGCTCTCGTCTGACTACTTCGCCGACCTCCACTTGCGGCGCGCCAACCGGCCGGACCGCCCCAGACTGCTCCTCACAGCGGTAGGGTCCAGCTACGATGCCCATCTCCACTCTTGGTCTTGGCAGCCCGGTGGTGCGGTCGAGAAGCTCATGCCGGACGATTTTTCGGACGGGATAATCGTGCCTCTCGCCAAGCCTTGCCGTGGTCTTATCCTCGTCCGGGGCACCGACTACGGCGGGTACTTTGTCTGCAATCCTTCCACCGGTGATGTCCTGGCTCTCCCAGATAGTGAGGCGCCACTGAAGATGATTTGGCGGCCTTCGAAACATCCTGAACATCCCCCGCCATTCTTCTTCGAGGTGTCTTATGGCCTTGGTTATTGCGCAGTGAAAAGGGAATTTAAGGTAGTGCGTTTGTTCTGCTAA